A part of Sugiyamaella lignohabitans strain CBS 10342 chromosome D, complete sequence genomic DNA contains:
- the MCR1 gene encoding Mcr1p (Mitochondrial NADH-cytochrome b5 reductase; involved in ergosterol biosynthesis; GO_component: GO:0016021 - integral component of membrane [Evidence IEA]; GO_component: GO:0031307 - integral component of mitochondrial outer membrane [Evidence IDA] [PMID 16689936]; GO_component: GO:0016020 - membrane [Evidence IEA]; GO_component: GO:0005758 - mitochondrial intermembrane space [Evidence IEA]; GO_component: GO:0005758 - mitochondrial intermembrane space [Evidence IDA] [PMID 8001120]; GO_component: GO:0005741 - mitochondrial outer membrane [Evidence IEA,IEA]; GO_component: GO:0005741 - mitochondrial outer membrane [Evidence IDA] [PMID 16407407]; GO_component: GO:0005741 - mitochondrial outer membrane [Evidence IDA] [PMID 8001120]; GO_component: GO:0005739 - mitochondrion [Evidence IEA]; GO_component: GO:0005739 - mitochondrion [Evidence IDA] [PMID 16823961]; GO_function: GO:0004128 - cytochrome-b5 reductase activity, acting on NAD(P)H [Evidence IEA]; GO_function: GO:0004128 - cytochrome-b5 reductase activity, acting on NAD(P)H [Evidence IDA] [PMID 8001120]; GO_function: GO:0016491 - oxidoreductase activity [Evidence IEA,IEA]; GO_process: GO:0034599 - cellular response to oxidative stress [Evidence IMP] [PMID 11420140]; GO_process: GO:0006696 - ergosterol biosynthetic process [Evidence IDA] [PMID 10622712]; GO_process: GO:0055114 - oxidation-reduction process [Evidence IEA,IEA]), whose product MSTHIHGLKPNDVLSFKGPLPKYQWTPNAHKEIALLGGGTGITPLYQLLQAIHKDPNDKTKVNLFYANVTKEDVLIRDEIEALIKDRPDQFKVTYFLDKPPSGWTGETGYISKEFLSKNLPKPDSENIKIFVCGPPPFYNALSGPKVSPQDQGELTGALKELGYNKDQVYKF is encoded by the coding sequence ATGAGTACCCATATCCACGGCCTCAAGCCCAACGATGTTTTGTCTTTCAAGGGTCCTCTCCCCAAGTACCAATGGACTCCTAATGCCCACAAGGAGATTGCTCTCCttggtggtggtactggtatCACTCCTTTGTACCAACTTTTGCAAGCTATCCACAAGGATCCCAATGACAAGACTAAGGTCAATCTGTTCTATGCCAATGTTACTAAGGAAGATGTCTTGATCCGTGACGAGATTGAGGCTCTTATCAAGGACCGTCCCGATCAATTCAAGGTCACCTACTTCTTGGACAAGCCTCCTAGTGGATGGACCGGTGAGACTGGTTACATTTCTAAGGAATTCCTTTCTAAGAACCTCCCCAAGCCTGACTCCGAGAACATCAAGATCTTCGTCTGTGGTCCTCCTCCATTCTACAATGCTCTCTCTGGCCCCAAGGTCTCTCCCCAAGACCAAGGTGAGTTGACTGGTGCTTTGAAGGAGCTCGGCTACAACAAGGACCAGGTTTACAAGTTCTAA